The genomic stretch CTCAAGGTATTGCAAAAGCTGATTAAGCGCAAAGATATCAATCAGCTTATAAATGCATGTGACGCGGGGCGTGAAGGTGAATTAATTTTCCGCTTGATTGCACAGCATGCGAAAGCGCCACAGGCCATTAAGCGTCTTTGGCTGCAATCTATGACCCCGGCAGCGATTCGTGATGGCTTTGCTTCGCTGCGTAGTGATGCCGACATGCAGCCTCTAGCAGATGCAGCACGCTGCCGCTCTGAGGCAGATTGGATGGTTGGCATTAACGGCACACGTGCCATGACAGCATTCAACAGTAAAAGTGGTGGATTCTTTTTAACGACAGTTGGTCGAGTACAAACGCCAACCTTATCAATCGTTGTAGAGCGCGAAGAACTAATTCGTAAATTTGTCTCTAAAGACTATTGGGAAGTTAAGGCCGAATTTATTGCTGCAGCTGGCGTATATGAAGGCCGCTGGTTTGATCCGAAGTTTAAAAAGGATGTTGCTGCTCCAGATGCGCGCGAGAATCGCCTCTGGAGTGAAGCTGCTGCACAAAGCATTGTGGCTGCGTGTCGCGATAAAAAAGCGAGCGTCAAAGAAGAGGCCAAGCCAGCAACTCAGCTAGCGCCACAACTTTTTGACTTAACTAGTTTGCAACGCGAGGCCAATGCACGCTTTGGCTTCTCCGCCAAAAATACCTTGGGTCTGGCTCAAGCACTTTACGAGCGTCATAAGGTGCTTACTTATCCGCGTACGGATGCTAAAGCCTTACCCGAAGATTATTTGGATACCGTTAAGCAGACCATGGAGAACCTGGCTGATAACTCATCAGAATATCGTCCATTTGCTAAACAAATTTTGCAAGGCGATCCTAAAGATCCAAAGGCAAAAGCTGGATATGGCTGGATCAAACCAAACAAACGTATTTTTGACAACTCAAAAATATCTGATCACTTTGCGATCATCCCAACCTTAGAGTCTCCAAAGAGTCTGAGCGAGCCAGAGCAAAAGTTGTATGACTTGGTAGTCCGTCGTTTCTTGGCGGTGTTTTACCCTGCTGCCGAGTTCCGCGTCACCACTCGCATTACCGAAGCGTCAGGTCATCACTTTAAAACCGAGGGCCGTGTTCTAGTATCCCCAGGTTGGCTAACTGTCTATGGCAGATCCAACCAAGCAGATGATGAGCTGGTGGCCGTACAAGAAGGCGAAACCGTACAAACTGAATCTATCTCCGCCATCCCATTAAAAACCAAACCCCCTGCTCGCTATACCGAGGCAACCTTGCTATCCGCCATGGAAAGTGCGGGCAAATGGGTCGACGATGATGAGATGCGTGAAGCCATGGCTGAAAAGGGTTTAGGGACACCTGCAACCCGTGCGGCGATTATTGAAGGCTTGCTAGCAGAGAAGTATATGGTTCGCGAAGCACGTGAGCTGATTCCTACGGCCAAAGCATTCCAATTAATGACGCTACTACGCGGCTTGGATGTAGAAGAATTAACGCGCCCTGATCTCACGGGCAGCTGGGAAAATAAACTTTCCTTGATTGAGCGTGGCGAAATGAATCGCGATACCTTCATGCAAGAAATTGCACAGATGACGCAACGCATCGTCAAGCGCGCCAAGGAGTATGACAGCGACACCATTCCTGGTGACTATGCCACTATGTCTACACCGTGCCCACACTGTAAGGGCGCAGTTAAAGAAAACTATCGTCGCTTTGCATGTGAGAAATGCGGATTTACGATTAGCAAAACTCCGGGTGGGCGTGCGTTTGAATATCCAGAGGTAGAAGAGCTTCTTCGCGAAAAAACTATTGGACCACTGCAAGGTTTCCGCAGCAAGATGGGTAGGCCATTTGCCGCAATTATTAAGTTAAGCGAAATTCCTGAAGAGGATGCCGATTATCCAAATGCAGGCTTTAAGCTTGAGTTTGATTTTGGCAACACGCAAGAGGATGAATCTGAAGCAATCGACTTTACCGGCCGTCAGGCTTTGGGTGTTTGTCCAAAGTGCTCTGGTGCTGTGTATGAGGATGGCATGCGCTATCTTTGTGAGAACAACACAGGGCCAAATAAATCATGTGATTTCAAAACGGGCAAGGTCGTTTTGCAACAAGAAATTTCTGCGGAGCAAGTTCAAAAATTGCTAGCAGAGGGCAAAACAGATTTGCTAACCAATTTCAAATCCAACCGTACTGGTCGCGGCTTTAAGGCTTATCTTGCTTTAGGCGCAGATGGCAAAATTGGTTTTGAGTTTGAAGCCAAAGCACCCAAGGCTGGTGCTGCCGACAAAGCACCAGCGAAGAAACGTGCAGGCGCCAGTGCAGCCACTAAGTCTGCAGCAAAACCTAAGCGTGCCAGCAAAACAAAGTCGTCCTCAAGCACTTGAGCAGTAATGAGCTTGGCAGCTAAGGCCGACCACAAAATACCTCTTGACCCTAGGGCTGTTGCTAAAAATATCCCCGGGCGTTGAGCGAGTGCCCCAATAATCGGCAAGCGATCACCTGCAACACAGCGCACACCGACAAAACTTCCTGACTTGTGAAGATGACTAACATCACCTTCTTCATAATCCAATAAACCCTTTGCCTGCTCGCGATTAAAGTCATCACTTGTATCCCAATCATGTAGCTCCGACTCTCCTTCATCAAAGCTAGAGCCCACTATCCACTGGTAACTTCCATCGGGTAATTTCTTGGATGGCAAACAATAGCCATCGCCTGAGATAGCGGTACGAGGTAGTTTTGGGGCCCACGCACTTTTTTCGTCAATCGAAAAAATGCTCAGCTGTCCACGCACCGGCCTCAAGGGAAGTCGCACGTCGATACTTGCAGCTAAATTTTTGGTTTCTATTGCTGCTGCAATAATGACTTTATCGGCGGTCATGATGGTGATGCCCTGGGGGTCGACCAATCGCCAGCCCGCAGGGGCTTTCTCTAATCGGGCTACTGAAGTATTCCAGCGGCAGGTCAACCTTGGGTTGGGGGTCAACGCATCTTGCGTTGCTTCGAATAAATTCAACGATGCTCCGCGAGGGAGCCAAATTCCATCTTGAGAAATTCCACAAGCATCCATTGCCTCATTTGCATAAAGAGCTTGCGCTAAACCTTCGTCAAGATTGAGTGATTGCAAATAGCCTGCAACATCATCCCGATTAAAAACTTTATCTTTTTTATTTGGTTGAAAGATGCCATGTTGATTCCAGCACTTACCCCAGCGGGCTTCGGCCATTAGAAATGCAATGCGAGTTAAGCGCAATAAACGGGGTGCGCCTCGACCAACATGTGGATGAGCAATAGCGTAAGCGTGACTAGAACATGCTGATGCAGGGTGGGGGGCTGAGTCAAGGATACAAACCGTTTGACCGCGTTCAAGCAGTTCATTTGCAATGCTAGATCCAGCAATACCTGCCCCAATCACCACGATGTCATGGTGTTGGGGTGAGGTCATTAAATGCGGATGTTTTGAAAAGACTTCTTAAGTTCCTAGGGATGACTAGGCGTTTAAGCGCTTCTCAATTTTGCTGCGTGCTTCGATTAGCTCTTTAGGCAAGCGCTCACCTAGATGCTCAAATAATTCTGAATGGAGTTTGAGCTCATTCTTCCAATCGTCAACAGCAACGGTAATGGCCTTCTCAAATTTGTCTGCTGAATAATCGAGGCCATTCCAATGCATGTCAGCATGCTCTGGGCAAATACCAAACACCG from Polynucleobacter sp. AP-Jannik-300A-C4 encodes the following:
- a CDS encoding DNA topoisomerase III codes for the protein MATKATTKKSSSKTSSVDHPKALIIAEKPSVANDIAKALGGFTKYEDYFESDDFVISSAVGHLLEIAAPEEFDVKRGKWSFANLPVVPPYFDLRPIAKTESRLKVLQKLIKRKDINQLINACDAGREGELIFRLIAQHAKAPQAIKRLWLQSMTPAAIRDGFASLRSDADMQPLADAARCRSEADWMVGINGTRAMTAFNSKSGGFFLTTVGRVQTPTLSIVVEREELIRKFVSKDYWEVKAEFIAAAGVYEGRWFDPKFKKDVAAPDARENRLWSEAAAQSIVAACRDKKASVKEEAKPATQLAPQLFDLTSLQREANARFGFSAKNTLGLAQALYERHKVLTYPRTDAKALPEDYLDTVKQTMENLADNSSEYRPFAKQILQGDPKDPKAKAGYGWIKPNKRIFDNSKISDHFAIIPTLESPKSLSEPEQKLYDLVVRRFLAVFYPAAEFRVTTRITEASGHHFKTEGRVLVSPGWLTVYGRSNQADDELVAVQEGETVQTESISAIPLKTKPPARYTEATLLSAMESAGKWVDDDEMREAMAEKGLGTPATRAAIIEGLLAEKYMVREARELIPTAKAFQLMTLLRGLDVEELTRPDLTGSWENKLSLIERGEMNRDTFMQEIAQMTQRIVKRAKEYDSDTIPGDYATMSTPCPHCKGAVKENYRRFACEKCGFTISKTPGGRAFEYPEVEELLREKTIGPLQGFRSKMGRPFAAIIKLSEIPEEDADYPNAGFKLEFDFGNTQEDESEAIDFTGRQALGVCPKCSGAVYEDGMRYLCENNTGPNKSCDFKTGKVVLQQEISAEQVQKLLAEGKTDLLTNFKSNRTGRGFKAYLALGADGKIGFEFEAKAPKAGAADKAPAKKRAGASAATKSAAKPKRASKTKSSSST